The following DNA comes from Alnus glutinosa chromosome 6, dhAlnGlut1.1, whole genome shotgun sequence.
ATGACGTAGCCATGACGAGAATGTCAGGAGTTTAAGGAGGGGTGTTtggagtagcccacatagagtgggtggtttataaagataaccatgagtgctaagtcccacattgcctagttactaggtaaaaTTGGGCTTTATGAaggattctaggaaagctccaaattaactagtccttttgaggtgatagcgcaaatgtggtTAACGCTTTTTCTTGGGTCATTACATTATTCCTTTTACATAAgcaacaccaatcaaccacaatggAGTGCCGCTTTCAGAGATTATCCATTGTAACgatctttcctaaagccgccgaccaaacaaaaaaagctACCATCGACGGAACCTTAGTTCACCAAACACTTCTCCACGGGAAACGGACAGAATCATGACAACCCATGACACAGTAAAAAGATTTAACACGAAACAAATCCTttttggaagggacccaccacAGCTTGGTCCCCCCTACCCGTCTCACTCTCGCTAAATGCAACACCCCAAAAAACGAGACAAAGGCTTCCACCTCCTaatcatgagccgctctagTAAAGCTCATGTTCCACTGAATGACACCTCCAAAAAATTCCACAAGAGTCGCAACATAAGCATCCATTATGTGAGCAATACCAAATGAAACAGGAAATGCTTCCTAAGAGTCGTAACCCCACacaaagatcatgccaaaatctaacctTGGATCCATCTCCCATATCAAAACTAGTATGACTACAAAACTTCCCCCAACCCCtcataatattcttccataaacccACCCCATACGGCCCAATGGGCTCTCTAGAACACCACCTTCCCAATGCACTtccatatttagaatccaccaccaccctccaccaagcctctctttCAAGCCCATTGCGCCAATGGAGGAATTTATAGCAAATTAGGAGGGATATTCTCTTTTGTGGTTGAACAAACTTGTCATCTATGTGTGTCAGAAAAATATCTCTATACACCCACATCGTATCTATCCATGATGGGTACCTTAGACTTGTTGAAATGTCCATAAGTGAAGTAAACCCGACATAGCAGGCCCAAGAAGGGCTTTTCAACTCTACTTGTCATATTTTTGCACTATACGAAGATTAAGAATGGGCGAATTTATTGCTAGTTGGGGGGCATGTTCTATTTTATGGTTTACACATGCCTTTTAGATATGTATGGGATTAAAGATGTGTACCTTTGTTAAAGGGtccatagaaaatatatatgttaaaatcAAGAAAGAAATCCCTATGGTctaaaagaaacagaagatcACATATTAAACGTATTATTTGCTAGAGAAGTCAGAACTAAAGCATTGAAGTTTCGTATCTTCCATACAAATTGTACAAATGGTATGTCCATTTATTCTAAATGTATGTCAAGGCAGTTGAATCAGTTCAGATGGCATTTAAACTCAAATTAATGATTTGTTTAATAAGGTGACAGACAGATAGACTTCAAGCAGTCAAGCATTGTTGCTAGTGCCAGGATGGCATGTCTCTAATCTTTAGTCCATGGCAGAAAATATACACCCCCCACCCCCTTCCTGCACCcccaccaaaaacaaaaacaaacaaacaaacaaacaaaaacaaaacacaaaaaacacccTCTCAAAATTTGACCAGCCCATttctaaaagaagaaaaaaagtcacACAGAAGGTAATATGCATCAgtatcttcttgaataaatttATGAGcatttaaaaatctttaaaattcatGGGAAAATCAGAAACACACAAACTCACGTTCATACCTGTTCGTATTTAAATTCTCCATAAAGCTAATCTTGatacaaaatcaaattattggTAGATTTTCCAAGAAAAAGATTCCAACTAGAGCAAAATAGAACTTCCGCAAATTCTAGTTAGATCTTCATCAAACACTACGAGCACAAAAACACAACATTGTCACTAGGATCATTGACAAAGATTGTTATTTGGTTTACCTGCGCCACTTTCCACATGTAGTTCCATTTACACCTTCTCCTATGCCGTCTATAACTTCTCGACACTGAAGCCAATTACCTATAGAGTTAAGTGTATGAGGCTTGTTGAAGTTCCACACCTACAGAAGGAAAAAATAccacttaaaataaataaaataaaataaaataaaacataataaagCTAAAGAAAGGATGTTTCACTTCTCTGTGGAACCAGATCAAAATACTAATTACAAGGTAACTGAGAAATTGTGCTTTACATGTGAAGTAACACACTCTGGAGGATCCATTTCCAGTGGTTCTCCTATGGCAGCAACATCACTGCATCACATCAAAATAACAAGAAGCTATGAGtaacaaggaaaaagaaatacaaatcaACAAGGAAAAGGCAGGTGACGAACAACGTCTTCCCTTTTAAtacttttaatttctttttttgacaagagtgtgtgaaaaagaaaaagaagttatatAAATCTATGTTTGAATGTAATGCGGAGAAGGTCTCTTCAACCAAGCAATAAGCACAGCAAATGCTATCAAACAAGGAGACaacaaaagaaactaaaaagcaGCACTGATCAGGCCAGGCACTCCCTTCTATTAGCTACCGTGCTTTACTCCTATTAGTACATCCACCTCAGCAGTGACCACTAATATGATTCTCGAAGCACCAATAACATGCTCTCATGAAATTCAAGGCCATATTGTATTTCATAAGCAACCCCAAGAGTCACTTTCTACAAAGGATTAGTTTAAAACCCATACTAATCACCTTCTTAATTCCCCAACTAATAGCAAGATAAACTTTTCCCAATCTGCTTTAATTGTCCAGGGACAATATATAAACGTCAAGCTTGAAGAAGTTAGAGAAGCTCCCAATGAGAGTAAAGCTCTCATAGCATTTGGGGGAAAAGGGAAGAAGCAAAGGCTATACCCAACTtccgaaaaaagaaaataaaaaaccagaAGAAGTTAGAGAAAGAGCTTTCATGTCACCAGAGCATACAAGCCTAACATTAAGGATGACAACCAATATTACTACTGGATTACAATTAAAGAAGATCAAAAGATCCTTCTCATTTCCATTCATGTCACTAACGTGGCATTTGGTTTGGGGAATCTAATATTCCCCCCAGCATCCACATTCCCACGAATGTAATGCCTGGAAATGGATTCCCGAGAATATGACTAAACCCTCATTTGGGAATGATCAGGAATCTGATAAGATTCCCAAAAATATGAGATTACCATGTTTGGTTTATTCCTAAGCATCACTTTGATCTTTTCCACAACTCTCATGTCCCAAATCAAGACAATGTCGCCCAAAGCCCCCCTAGAATCCAACTGATGCCAGTCAACGTGTTCACAATTCCACAAACATGCATGGTGCTCCTAGAAATCTGCTccaatttattttcttgtaagGCCACTAAATCGGCTTCCACGCTCTGACTAGATTCCGAATATGCAGGCGTTTATCCACTTCATGCAGCCCTCTACTATTCCACGACATGATTTTTAGCTTCATGAGGAAACAGAAAATACTCGCCCATGTCTACCTCCATGTTAGATACAATATCCCTTGAGGCGTAACTAATGGAACAATCCAGCCTTTTCAATTCCCTGCTGCCATTGCAGCTTTTGGGGGTCAGCTTGTAAGTGCTGGAAGGAGAACCACAGCTCACAGCACCCTTGAATAGACTGGCTTCAATTGAAGTAAAAAGGGCCATAATCTCTTTTTCTGTCGCAGGCATTCCCAAATATTTGCTAAAACCCTTGATCTTTTTCAAAATCCACTTTGAGGTCTCTTTctcaggaaaaataaaataaaatcctccTCCAAAGCTATAGGGGGGTAAGCATTCAAAGGCTCGCCGCAAGGGGTATTATTCCCTGTTGGAGCCTCAGACTCAGGCTCAAGCACTCCTCCCTCCAAAAACTCCAAATCCAAACAAGGAGAAAAGTCATTACAGAGactaatacccttattctcagTGAGAACAATAGCGGACTCCAAAGCAACATGCTTGCTGATCCCACACCAGCTAGGAATAAGCTGGTTTGGGGGTAACCTGAGAAAACTGATAAGCGTCATGGGAAAAGCCAAGCAAAGACCCGTCTGCCTCCACCTAAATTCGCCCCTCCAAAGCTACCTCCTTTCCTAAACAGCAAGCCACTCCTCAACTAAAAGGGGCAAGCAAAAACCCGAGGGTCTAAACCTGGAGCAAAAGCCTTCCTCCCATTCCTCAGAATGAGCACCCAATTAAGAGCCTTAGACACCCCAGAGTCACCAATAGTAGACGAATTAGATATCAACGCAGAAACGGTGTTGTTACCTGGAATCTCACCAAACAGAGGGGACCCAGCGTCAACCGGCATGAATCTGCCGTCATAAGCAAAGCTGTCTGGGTGTCAGAGAACAACAGATGCGGTAAAGGAGCACTGGGCAAAGAGGATTACAGTGCTTCTCTCAACAGAGAAAACTTGTTGCCCTTTAGGATCCCCTCTGTGATAGCCACCGGAGCTTCAGTAGATCTCGACGGAGCTTTGACAGCTCCACGGTCTAAGCTGACGAGCCCCTGGCCACACACTTGCTTGACAACGATGCCCCACCCCTTGATATCTCTCTCCACATTAGCGAAGAAACATGACTGGAACGGGTCAGGTCATGAATCCGGAAGCCCCTACCACAGGCTGGCTTTCCTCCAATAGAGGCCTCGGTAAAAATGGGCTTTGGCGGGCCCAAGCGCAACCCATCAGAAAGTGGATTGCCAACAGCCTCCAAATGGGTCAGATCAGTACATCCAACAGCCTTGGGCTTCGGCAAGCCCAAAGGCCTCAACAACAAAACATCACCATCAGCCGAAAACAAAGGGGACAAAGGAGCTTTCTCAGCATTAATGGGCTTGGGCGCAACACCCTCCtccaagaaaatgaaataatatatgttttttgataagtaagaaaagttttaaTTGAAAAGGCGTAAGGCactcctaagtacacagggagtacatacaaaaatgaaataatatatgTATACCATAAGAAGAATCAAATACACCCCAGATGAGCAGCTTTACTGTCAGTCTGTAACTGACGTAACACATCCTCTCATCCAACATCTCCTACCACCCAAAGCCTTGACTTTCCattaaataacataaaaacagaacaaaactaCCATTCAACTTGATCAAATCCTTATAAAGAAGATCAAATCATTTCCAAAAAGTCTTTTGAAAAACCACCACTTCTCCTTGTTGCTTTGCTTTTTAacgtacttatcaaaaaagaaagaaagtatagTGTCTGTAGTATGTCTCCCCCAAACCAAATACCTATAATTTTTTAGCAATGACAGGTCCAAAATGGACCTAATCAGCAAGCAGATATTGGGGATTCCAAAATAATCTCATAGAGCCAACTAATAAAAACAAGGGGTCTGAACCACTAGCAAAGAAAGCAATTTGAGACTCATACACAAAAGGCAGGTGGAAGTGCAATCGCTAATAGTAGCAAAGGCATAAAAGTCAAAAAAGTAATACCATTCCCAATGGTGTTCCAagaattctgaaatttctaaACTAAAACCATCAGGACCTTTTCTCACCCTCAAACAGTCATCCAACCAATTTGTAGCATTCGCACCAAGTGAACCCAACCCAGGTCGTTAATATAGGACCTGTCAAACCTATCAgcttaataaattatataagacAACAAAAGCCTGGTAAATgaacaaatttataaaattaactGCAATTCGGCCATGTACAAGTCACCAAATTCTTAATTCTTCCAAGAGTTAGTTATCCTGTGAAAGAGTTTAGTATAGTATCCCCTGTTTTAATCCGTCTGGTTTTCAACTTTTGCCTTCATTCCATCAtacttaaaagaaattaatataatatgatATAGCACTCAGCACATATTTTATCCTTAGGACCTCCCTCTCCAAAAAGTATTCTCCTGTAATCTATATAACCTATCAAAATGCAGTAGGATATTCATCATGCATCAACTCAAAAGTTGTCTTTCCTTATTCCACTGTTGGACATCATCCATCACAAATCAAAAGCATATGATAGAGTACCATAatagttttttgataagtaattcaatctgaTTAGAAAAGTGCAAAGGGGTCCACTTCTTCTTTTCCTCggtaaaacaaataaacaaataaacatgACTAAAGACAAGACGACACTCAAATTAACTATTTACCacttacccaaaaaataaaacataaataaataaatctctaCCAACTCAGTCCACTTAAAATGATGTAAAACGGGAGATCCTATAGAGAAACGGAATATATGCTTGAAGTTACCTATTCCATAAAACTATCTACTTCGAAAAGTTGAGAATTTGAAGATTAGTGAAAGAACATACTCAATTATTGGACCAGACCAGTCAGGAACATCTGCTTGAAAACCTTTACCAACCCGAACACCCATTGTATGTGGTTCACTGTCTCTCAACATCAATGCTATTGGATTTGATTCACCTTTAGCTGATGCATTTCTACCTCTGCCCATTTCACTGGCAATGCTTGGCGATTTTCTGGTAGCTGTTTCCTTTGGAATTTTAAGCTTCTTTTTCAAACAAGAATGACAAAACCATTCATCAGTTGGTATTTTCTTCATACGGGGATTGATACATGAAACATGAAATGCTTCTTCACAATGATCACAAATAAGCATGTTCAGTGTAGTTTCTGAATGACCGCAAATCTTGCATGACCGGGAGCAGCTTCTTCCACTACTAGTTCCTGCATCCTCAGCAGAATCATGAATCTTGGTAGGCAAAACTCCTCCAAACACCCCCTGGCTTCTAAGTATAGAAATGcataaatcgttttctgaaagATCTTGCCCCTTGACTTCCATCACCATTACACTAGATGAGGAGCACTCACCAGTGTCATCCATTTCGGTCATCATGGAAGCTGAAACAAgttccatatttgattttgatgaCGAGCAACTGTCATTTATACTGTCCACCTCTAAAAATTTTTGCCTGATGTTTTTGAGTGCTGCATCAGAAACATGCTCTTCCCCAACTGAACATCCATCGATAGATTGTGAACTTAAAACATGGGGTTCTTTTATGCATAAAAGAGGAGCCTTGATGGGCACTCCAACAGTTTGGCTTTCATGCTCAACCTGAAAGCCCACAAGTTGCTCCTTGGCTACCACAGAAGGTGCATCAGAACTTATGACTGAAAGGCAATCAGCACTTCTCTTTGCGTTTGCTGCAGCCTGTGGTGAAAAAATGGAGACTGAGTTTGCCTGTGGCTTCCTTCGCCTATATACAAAATTTGGCGCACAAGTTTCAGATATTGTGCTAACAGTTGATGGCTGCATATAACTTCTTGGAAAATTTAAGGAGCTTGGACTATCGGCCATCTCTTTTCCTTCTATTATTGATTTAGCCTTTCTGTACTGTCCATGAGAGTGTTTATCACAATTTGGAATCCGCAAAGTTTCAGTGTCTGCCATCCAATCACATAAGGTATCTTCTTTACCATGATCAGATACAAAAAATAGAGCAGCTTCAGTTGAACTAGGAAGGGAACTCTGCATCAACATTTCACCCAAGACAACTTCACTAATATTTAGTGTATGTTGCTTTTCAACAGCCAAGGGAAGACAATGAAAAACTCCCTTCTATGTTTCAAAGttgatatttatataaaataaaaaaaaaaaaaaatgcagccTCAAAGTATCCTCCCTTTACAGCATCAACCTTCCTGGCCATTATCCCAAAAAaaccataataaataaaagcataCAAGGTAAAAAAATGGTAGAACAAATGAGCGCATTGCCTACCTAGTAAATTCTTTGATTGAATCATAATAAATGCATAGGTGAACAAAAAAGCCAATATATTTCATGTATTGTACTCCATCAAATTTTGCTCATCCCTCTTTCCTTTTTGGGATGTCCTGTAATAGATGTCCACTTTCCTATactaacttttaattttttaggtaGAATGGTGTAAAACATAGATTAAATAGGGGTAGTTTTGGAAAGTGAtggcttttttattttcatttgaatgCAAAAATTTGCTCCTGAAAAAAGTTGGGTTTACGAAGATAGGAAAGTGAAATGGCACAAACAAGGTTTATCACAGACTACACAAATAAGCACCCTCAAACACTTCAATTAGACTCCCATCTCACCACCACTGACTTGAAAATTTATAATCAAAACCCAACTAACATCATAAATttctttgttaaattttttgataagtaatttctttgttaaattttgacgacaatatttttcaaaataatttattcattCATTATAAAATCGATACTCTTTACTCAGAAACCATCTTCGGGCCATGACTAACAAATTAGATAAAGCTTGTGTACTTTAAACCTAGACAACTCATATCTACACCGACAATTACGATAACAGTGTCATTTGAAAGATTAACAAGCAGAGGACAGCTAGGAAAAaggggggaaaagaaaaaagaaagaaagatagtaTTAGACAAAAATGTTTCATGACTATTGAGCAAATTCTCCATTTTTTCTCAAGTCAACATATTAGAGCATCCCTAATGGCTTATCTAAATTTCTATCTAAAATGGCTAACCAAATgctactttttctattttaaatagtCACTTTCAAAACATCATACATCCGCTTATCtaaattctttctttattctattaaaataatcttcttaataattttctattcatttatttattaaaaataaaaaataaaaaaaatctctctctaaCCATCGTCCATTCTTTTCCCATGCCAGAAAACACATCCAAACGAACGCATGCAGTAAAATGTGTTGGAGCTAATTTATGCAAACTCTTCTACAACACAAATTATTGGCATCTACTCATAAAATGCGCAATTTTCAATTACTGGCACAAATTACTGGCATTAGCTAATTAATGCAAACTTTTCCCACCAATCCAATCAAATGCACAATTTTCAATTCGAAATTTAAATGCAATAAATATTTCCATTTGTCCAGTTTCTCAACTTTCCCAGACAGAGCACAATCATTCAAATTCTAAAAGAATTAAACAAAATAAGAGAAAGTTCTAGAAGCCACAAGCTTGCACATGGCAATCAGCGTTCAAGATCGGAAATGTACTTCTGGAATACGTACGTGGCACAGTACACCCACTGGCCGGCATTTTTTTTACGATGCCGGTGCATACACTATCATCGGAGTCTAACGTGTGGGAATTTGAAGCAAAATATTGGCTTGGCTTGGGGATGAAGTGATGAGAGGgtgagagaaaaaaaggaagagcgagaaagaaatgaataaacaaagatagggagggagagagaaagtAATTAAAAACTTATCCATAGAGCTACAATGCTTCCCTACATTTGGGTAtgcattgtattttttttttaatgaataataagaattttattaaaaaacggaAAATCCCTCATATACGAAGAATATACAAGAAAGCCAAAGCTCTAACAGCTactaaaatttagaaaacaaatcagatctacCGAATTCCCTGAGGGAAAGTTATGAACATAAACAATAGCTCAATCCAAAAGAGATCtcaaaaatgatgattttagaAGAAGCACATTAGTCTCACTATCCCCAAAGAGCTGACGATTCATTTCTTTCTAAATACTCCACATCAAGAAGGCaggaataactttccagatagcTTCTTTAGGATGTCCCCACCCAAGAAATTTCCAACAATTGAGAACCTGAAGAATGTTCCAGGCATTGTAGATTAATGTAGATgaaatgcaaaatgcatttggTTTAGAGAACTAGATGGAGATATCTTTTGGGGGTTTGGTTGGCTATTTTACATAGAAATCCAAACTGCATAAGCCATGGTGGATGCTCTTATGCCTGTTTTGAATATATCCGAGCAATGCATTTGAATCAAACCCAATAGAAGAAAACTTTTAGTGAGCTTGAGAACATAATTTAAGCTTGCATGAGGACTCCTCATAATCATAGAAGTCAATACTTGTTCAAGTCTCTCACTCTATAGACCAAATTGTAGCAACACAGGATAGCTATAGTTTATACAGCTTCATGACAAATACAAGTGCCAGTTAAACTGAATCAAATAGGGATGTGAATGGATCGGGTCAAAACCAAATCCAATTTGAACTTAAACTGATTAAAATTCGATGCAATATTAGATCCAAAGGTTTGAACCCAAATCcttctcaatttttaattataattaaataaaacttacAACTAAGTAGATTTGACTCAACTAGATCTAAATCTAATTGAAAATCTGAATATATGTCAAAGATCTCTAGATCAAATGACACTACCTCCCTTTTCAACAGGGTTGAGGGTGGATGTGAGTTCAAAACCATGTACATCAGTGActtactaaaaaagaaaaattgcataGTTatataactttctttttttttaccagTAACCTCTACCCACACCCAATAAGTAATCAACCAATGACTTCAACTACGCCCTTATAGGGGGGAGGGGGGTAGTGCCATCTAGGCTAAACTTGGCCTCTTTATTAGAAAACTTCAAGTACATGTATATCTCATAAATATTCAGATTTGGATCAATTCCAGACCTTCaaacatttatttgaattcAGAATCCATTACACATTTATGAGTTCATTGAGCCCAACTTCGAATTTGGACCTTATTGTCTATctcaattttgaatttgaatcttACTAGAGCTACACCAAGAACTCACTAATGGAAAGTATGCATAACACTGCATTGTTGCCAATGTCAATGGCAAGTAACCAATAAATAGTATGACAAAAGAATCCACCAACTCCAACTCTGAAACCTTGTTTGCACTCAAAAAACTTAAGAAACCATAGCAACTCCTCTCCTAACAAAAACATATTTCCTCACCATTACCCTCTTTTCTTCAACTATAGGAAactcttaatttaaaataaaaaaatcaccatATAATTTAGAATCAATGTCAATGTCATCCAAACAATAAAGAGTATGAAATACAAGAATCCACCAACCCCAACTCTAAAACCTTGTTTGCACTAAAAAAACTTGAGAGCCCAAAGCAGCTCCTTTCATATAATTCCTCACCACTACCTCTATTATCAACTAATGcaaatttcttaattaaaagCAAAGTCACCATATAATTTCAATCAATTTCATTGGCAAGCAACCATATGAAGTAAAAGAATTCACAAACTCCAACTCTGAAACCTTGTTTGCCTTCAGACAACTCGAGATACCAAACCAGCTCCTCTCTAGACAGATCCATATAAATCTTCACCACTACCCTCATATGTTTTGAATGCaaattccttctttctttctttttttctttttgataagtaattgctcAAAGGGGCATTTCTTTGAATTAAAATCAAACCCTATAgcaaatttctttaattaaaatCAAAGTCACCTCCCCCCCCAACCAAATACTGCTTATATTAAAAACAAAGGAGCTAAAAGTGATTGAATTATTCTACCTTGTTTccttttttggttaaagtggatAACACTTACATGATGTTATGAAACTTCCTGCTTTGGACTGATTTGCTTTAGATGGTTCCAATTAGATTCATTTAATGGCGATCAGCATTGTTCTATTCTCAAAAGTCAGTAaagacaaaaggacaaaaacaaaaacaaaaaaaaaaaacaaaaacaaaaacaaaaaaaaaactttgaaacaTTTTTGTGTAAACAAATTTTCAAGAATCATTctcattacattttttttttttttttttttgataagaataCAGCATGTCCCCAAAATTATTGTTGagcttcttttttgtctttttttcttgctgTGTCAATTTTCTCGCCCACCATCCAATGCTTAGGGGAGTGAAGGTGCCATgctcttaattatttaataagaaGCCCATTCAAGGTaacaaaggggaaaaaaaatgtcatttaagGGTTCTCCATATCTGAAAAGTGTTGGGTCATGTCCAATCTGCATCctggaaaacttttttttaaagttaaggTGCAAAAGGCGTATCTAGATGTGTATGATATGTATCAGCATCCAATGCATATGCATGGGACAAAAAAGCCTCCTCCATAAAATGCATGTTCTTCTTCAATGTTGCACAAGAGACCCATTAGGACCTACCCCAAGAATACGGTTGCCAATGATGACTATAAAATATGCTTCTTACTTAGAAGCCCATCTTATTACACCTGATCTACAAtttcggatggttttttgcagATCATGTGACCTGATCTACAATTTCAGATGGTTTTTTTGCAGATCATGTGCACGAGCTTTTTTAGTTAAATAGAGGCTTTGAGTCATTTAAATACTTTTAACTATGCGGATATATACAGTTAGGATTAGGATTAGAATAAATTAAGGGGTCATGGTTTAATGTCGCTCCGATTTTAGAGTTTTATCTTCTCGTAAATAGAGGCTATGACAATTGAGAAattgttataagtgaaattATCTTTGGCCTGTCAGTTCTTTTGAGAACTCTAAGGTGTTACTTCTTTCAGTATCCTgacaagatttttcttttttttcctctaagaCACTTAAACTTCAATGGAAAATTGAAGTATATCTAAATCTTATCGCACTCCCAACTACATCATCTAAGATCTAATCCTTTTCATCCCCCATTTGAATTTTGGAAAGACCAAGGGAAGGCTTAAAAACGGTCTCGTTTGTTAAAGAGGTGTCCGGCGTTCCTTTACCACCTACTAATCCCCGGACACGTGTAGTCCCTTGCTCCTCGCACACCAGGTGATTAGTGGAATAAAATCTCAAGTGGTAGCCAACAAAAGCAAAGAAGTAGGATTCACACTTGGGCCAACACTTTCTTGGGCAGTCCTGCCATAAACCCACTCAGCCAAATCCATCTTTAACTAGTTTCCTTTTATATATCTTCATAGAGATCCAAAACAAAGCCCTAAAGATACAAAATCCAGGGGTTTACTTATGGGATTATAAGCACAGATTAACAAttctactttctttctttttatggatAATAATATTTCGAGACTTAAACCCACATTCAATTGTCTATTAAAGTTCTATGCCCATAAAAGTTTCCGGTTTCAATAATCATTACATAGCATTAGAATACCATCCCATCCGTGTCTTAATCCGGTACcatcataaacaattaaaagttacttaaatATCAATCCCCAGAAAAGCAAGAACCTATAATAAAAACGACAAATTATGGAATAAAATTCTGTAATTTTCATACGTTAATGCTCAGAcaagaatgataaatttaaCAAACTGGAGCAATAAGATTATGCAACTGAAAAACAAGCCCAACCAAGATTTACCTGATCTAAGAAGGCATAGTCTGAGAAGAGGAAACCAAGCATAGCCCTAGAAGAATAATCAAAGGGCTTGCAATGGGaactcttaaaaaattaaaaggctctttttctctctctctctctctctcttctctataTCCCAAATAGTAGTTTTAGCAAAAAGACGCCATTTAAAACTACAGCAACGACACGCATTCAGGCCTCCCCCCAAGCGCCAATACAAAGCGCTTAAGAGTCTCTCTtccccactctctctctctctctctctctcccaacctcttgttctctctctctctctctctcccctttttTATGAAACAAATATCACTCATAGTCATGTGACCATGTCCATCCTATTCTGAGTCTCAGTTAAGTAAAataatttgttaaatattttctattttaatgtTATGCATCTctagaatt
Coding sequences within:
- the LOC133871371 gene encoding uncharacterized protein LOC133871371 isoform X1, coding for MLGFLFSDYAFLDQSSLPSSTEAALFFVSDHGKEDTLCDWMADTETLRIPNCDKHSHGQYRKAKSIIEGKEMADSPSSLNFPRSYMQPSTVSTISETCAPNFVYRRRKPQANSVSIFSPQAAANAKRSADCLSVISSDAPSVVAKEQLVGFQVEHESQTVGVPIKAPLLCIKEPHVLSSQSIDGCSVGEEHVSDAALKNIRQKFLEVDSINDSCSSSKSNMELVSASMMTEMDDTGECSSSSVMVMEVKGQDLSENDLCISILRSQGVFGGVLPTKIHDSAEDAGTSSGRSCSRSCKICGHSETTLNMLICDHCEEAFHVSCINPRMKKIPTDEWFCHSCLKKKLKIPKETATRKSPSIASEMGRGRNASAKGESNPIALMLRDSEPHTMGVRVGKGFQADVPDWSGPIIDDVAAIGEPLEMDPPECVTSHVWNFNKPHTLNSIGNWLQCREVIDGIGEGVNGTTCGKWRRVPLCEVQTDNWDCFRSVLWDPTHADCAVPQELETDEVLMQLKYIQMLRPQLAAKRRKSDRAQSNGDSQKLTVDASNIRTI
- the LOC133871371 gene encoding uncharacterized protein LOC133871371 isoform X2, producing MLMQSSLPSSTEAALFFVSDHGKEDTLCDWMADTETLRIPNCDKHSHGQYRKAKSIIEGKEMADSPSSLNFPRSYMQPSTVSTISETCAPNFVYRRRKPQANSVSIFSPQAAANAKRSADCLSVISSDAPSVVAKEQLVGFQVEHESQTVGVPIKAPLLCIKEPHVLSSQSIDGCSVGEEHVSDAALKNIRQKFLEVDSINDSCSSSKSNMELVSASMMTEMDDTGECSSSSVMVMEVKGQDLSENDLCISILRSQGVFGGVLPTKIHDSAEDAGTSSGRSCSRSCKICGHSETTLNMLICDHCEEAFHVSCINPRMKKIPTDEWFCHSCLKKKLKIPKETATRKSPSIASEMGRGRNASAKGESNPIALMLRDSEPHTMGVRVGKGFQADVPDWSGPIIDDVAAIGEPLEMDPPECVTSHVWNFNKPHTLNSIGNWLQCREVIDGIGEGVNGTTCGKWRRVPLCEVQTDNWDCFRSVLWDPTHADCAVPQELETDEVLMQLKYIQMLRPQLAAKRRKSDRAQSNGDSQKLTVDASNIRTI